Proteins encoded in a region of the Rothia mucilaginosa genome:
- the ilvC gene encoding ketol-acid reductoisomerase, with product MAATIFYNDDADLSLIQGRTVAVIGYGSQGHAHALNLRDSGVKVIVGLSEGSKSRAKAEAEGLRVATVAEAAAEADVIMILTPDQVQAKVYAESIEPNLKPGNALFFAHGFNIRFGYITAPEGVDVAMVAPKGPGHTVRREYEAGRGVPALVAVEKDASGEALALALSYAKALGATRAGVIKTTFTEETESDLFGEQAVLCGSTSQLVQYGFEVLTEAGYQPEIAYFEVLHELKLIVDLMIEGGIAKQRWSISDTAEYGDYVSGPRVISPEVKENMKAVLADIQNGNFAKRFMEDQAAGAPEFKELRAKGEAHPIEATGRKLRELFSWNTADDDYTEGSVAR from the coding sequence ATGGCAGCAACCATTTTCTACAACGACGACGCAGACCTCTCCCTGATCCAGGGCCGCACCGTAGCAGTTATCGGTTACGGCTCCCAGGGCCACGCACACGCACTGAACCTGCGTGACTCCGGCGTGAAGGTCATCGTCGGTCTGTCCGAGGGCTCCAAGTCCCGTGCCAAGGCTGAGGCAGAAGGCCTGCGCGTCGCAACCGTCGCAGAAGCAGCAGCAGAAGCAGACGTCATCATGATCCTGACCCCGGACCAGGTCCAGGCAAAGGTCTACGCAGAGAGCATCGAGCCGAACCTCAAGCCCGGCAACGCACTGTTCTTCGCACACGGCTTCAACATCCGCTTCGGCTACATCACCGCACCCGAGGGTGTCGACGTGGCAATGGTCGCCCCCAAGGGCCCCGGCCACACCGTCCGCCGCGAATACGAAGCAGGCCGCGGCGTTCCCGCCCTGGTCGCAGTCGAGAAGGACGCATCCGGCGAAGCACTCGCACTGGCACTGTCCTACGCAAAGGCACTGGGCGCAACCCGCGCAGGCGTCATCAAGACCACCTTCACCGAAGAGACCGAGTCCGACCTGTTCGGCGAGCAGGCAGTCCTCTGTGGCTCCACCTCCCAGCTCGTCCAGTACGGCTTCGAGGTCCTGACCGAGGCTGGCTACCAGCCCGAAATCGCGTACTTCGAGGTTCTGCACGAGCTCAAGCTCATCGTTGACCTGATGATCGAAGGCGGCATCGCTAAGCAGCGTTGGTCCATCTCCGACACCGCAGAGTACGGCGACTACGTCTCCGGCCCCCGCGTAATCTCCCCCGAGGTCAAGGAAAACATGAAGGCTGTCCTGGCAGACATCCAGAACGGCAACTTCGCAAAGCGCTTCATGGAAGACCAGGCTGCAGGCGCACCCGAGTTCAAGGAACTGCGCGCAAAGGGCGAGGCACACCCCATCGAGGCAACCGGCCGCAAGCTGCGCGAGCTGTTCTCCTGGAACACCGCTGACGACGACTACACCGAAGGCTCCGTCGCTCGCTAA
- a CDS encoding ABC transporter substrate-binding protein — protein MQHQPYASSAVGNSDALLRATVGSSGLSRRAVLRFGALFSAGLALSACSGQSSAGSSAGSSASASSADARRVFRFAQGAAPLGLDPALFPVASTYQVTAQVLQTLLVANHYTGDPEVQDSLCTEWTVSDDRLVHTFVLREAHFSNGSALTADAVVQNFQRWQALATGEGTAAHAVPAQPLFAWGFGVPKPGSIDPSAVEPAPVQASPSGATTPSASASPSASASASETASPSTSPSASASSDAATPSASASASDAAHPGDKKTSKKADAQSSAVQSFLPLVSSVVAKGNSVVVTLSRPSLAFPRILTQQAFGIIDPSLFGSDQKLTGNPVGTGAFLVDSFKDGTVRLLKNTHFDGQAPELDEIQISTLTSSDKRYFALMEGHIDACDQVNSSDLGQLARDGYQTPGRDPFSLVYLSLNTAHPVLKNISVRRAISHAVDRGALRQYYPQGTSDAQTLISPSFRIKADDAKDYTDRNQDMARSLLATAGYDNQVIECYYPADVSLPWMDTPQKVYSEMVASLIEVGLNIKPVPLPWAEYLPKSREVSSERGITLAGFYGMYRDPYAFFGPVLAPLIAEHQVRSLIANAPSDMTTGLTKKSSDVPSSGGANSNVRISATPSPQPSYSPDPLTPEEEASASASPSPSASPSPQPTAVAVAPSPRFTEILEAIRTADSADSVDSQRELYAKVVSQLGQFMPAVPLLNVTSKVAVSREVQGYQTEQNAIELFGKLRKS, from the coding sequence GTGCAGCATCAGCCTTATGCATCGTCAGCTGTTGGCAATTCTGATGCGCTGCTTCGAGCCACTGTCGGCTCGAGTGGCTTGAGTCGACGCGCCGTTTTGCGTTTTGGCGCACTTTTTAGTGCTGGTTTGGCGCTTTCTGCGTGTTCTGGTCAGTCTTCTGCTGGTTCGTCTGCTGGGTCTTCGGCGAGTGCGTCGTCTGCTGATGCGCGTCGTGTGTTCCGTTTTGCGCAGGGTGCGGCGCCGTTGGGTTTGGATCCGGCGTTGTTTCCTGTGGCGAGTACGTATCAGGTGACGGCGCAGGTTTTGCAGACGTTGTTGGTGGCGAATCATTACACGGGTGATCCTGAGGTTCAGGATTCTTTGTGTACTGAGTGGACGGTTTCTGATGACCGTTTGGTGCATACGTTTGTGTTGCGTGAGGCGCATTTTAGTAACGGTTCTGCGTTGACTGCGGATGCTGTGGTGCAGAATTTCCAGAGGTGGCAGGCGTTGGCTACGGGTGAGGGTACTGCAGCTCATGCGGTGCCTGCTCAGCCTTTGTTTGCGTGGGGTTTTGGTGTGCCGAAGCCGGGTTCTATTGATCCTTCGGCGGTGGAGCCTGCGCCTGTTCAGGCGTCTCCGTCGGGTGCGACGACTCCGTCAGCAAGTGCTTCCCCGTCTGCTTCTGCGAGTGCTTCTGAGACCGCCTCCCCGAGCACTTCCCCGTCGGCTTCTGCTTCTTCTGATGCCGCTACCCCGAGCGCCTCTGCGAGCGCTTCTGATGCTGCACATCCGGGCGATAAGAAGACCAGCAAGAAGGCGGATGCTCAGTCGTCTGCGGTGCAGTCGTTCTTGCCGCTGGTTTCGTCGGTGGTGGCGAAGGGTAACTCTGTGGTGGTGACGCTGTCGCGTCCTTCACTGGCGTTCCCGCGTATCTTGACGCAGCAGGCGTTCGGCATTATTGACCCGTCGCTGTTTGGTTCTGATCAGAAGTTGACGGGTAACCCGGTGGGTACGGGTGCGTTCCTTGTGGATTCTTTCAAGGACGGCACGGTGCGTCTGCTGAAGAATACTCATTTTGACGGTCAGGCGCCTGAGCTGGATGAGATTCAGATTTCGACCCTCACGTCGTCGGATAAGCGTTATTTTGCGCTGATGGAGGGTCATATTGATGCGTGTGATCAGGTGAATTCTTCTGATCTGGGTCAGTTGGCGCGTGATGGTTATCAGACGCCGGGCCGTGACCCGTTCTCGTTGGTGTATTTGAGCCTGAATACGGCGCATCCGGTGTTGAAGAATATTTCGGTGCGTCGCGCTATTTCGCATGCGGTGGATCGTGGCGCGCTGCGTCAGTATTACCCGCAGGGCACCTCGGATGCGCAGACGCTGATTTCGCCGTCGTTCCGCATTAAGGCTGATGACGCGAAGGATTACACGGACCGCAATCAGGATATGGCGCGCTCGCTGCTGGCGACGGCTGGGTACGACAATCAGGTGATTGAGTGCTACTACCCTGCTGACGTTTCTCTGCCGTGGATGGATACTCCTCAGAAGGTGTATTCGGAGATGGTGGCTTCGCTGATTGAGGTGGGTTTGAATATTAAGCCGGTGCCTCTGCCGTGGGCTGAGTATCTGCCGAAGAGCCGCGAGGTTTCTTCTGAACGCGGTATTACGCTGGCCGGTTTCTACGGCATGTACCGTGACCCGTACGCATTCTTTGGCCCGGTGTTGGCGCCGCTGATTGCTGAGCATCAGGTGCGTTCGTTGATTGCGAATGCGCCGTCGGATATGACGACTGGTTTGACGAAGAAGAGTTCTGATGTGCCGTCGTCGGGTGGTGCGAATTCGAATGTGCGGATTTCTGCGACTCCGAGCCCGCAGCCGAGTTATTCGCCGGACCCGTTGACGCCTGAGGAGGAGGCTTCGGCTTCTGCTTCGCCGAGCCCGTCGGCGTCGCCTTCGCCGCAGCCTACTGCTGTGGCGGTTGCGCCGTCGCCTCGTTTTACGGAGATTTTGGAGGCGATTCGTACCGCGGATTCTGCCGATTCGGTGGATTCGCAGCGCGAGTTGTATGCGAAGGTTGTGTCTCAGCTGGGTCAGTTCATGCCGGCGGTTCCGTTGCTGAATGTGACGTCGAAGGTGGCGGTGAGCCGTGAGGTTCAGGGCTATCAGACGGAGCAGAATGCGATTGAGCTGTTCGGTAAGCTGCGCAAGTCGTAG
- the metG gene encoding methionine--tRNA ligase, translating to MTATPFYITTAISYPNGNPHIGHAYETIAADVLARFKRLDGFDVRFMTGTDEHGQKMQTTAEKLGKTAKELADENSARFKAMNDALNISYDRFIRTTDPDHYVASQAIWKRMEENGDIYLDKYAGWYSVRDEAYYAEDETEVRDGQRYAIATGTEVEWTEEESYFFRLSKYGDKLLELYANEGFVYPESRRNELISFVKGGLNDLSISRTTFDWGVPVPGNDKHVMYVWVDALTNYITGLGYPDTDNELFAKYWPADLHLIGKDITRFHSIYWPAFLWSAGIELPKRVFGHGFLLVNGEKMSKSVGNVVDPANLVNAFGLDAVRFFLMREVSFGQDGSYSEESIINRINSDLANNLGNLAQRSLSMVAKNCGGAVPTHGEFTEADRQILDQAAALYEPVRADFDEQAFHRALERIWTVLADTNAYFAEQEPWTLRKNGELDRMNTVLYVTLEVVRQVALLLQPVMPDSTAKLLTLLGVPEGDARQFAALGTALVPGTELPAPAPVFPRYEAPKA from the coding sequence ATGACTGCAACTCCGTTCTACATCACCACCGCCATCTCCTACCCCAATGGCAACCCGCACATCGGCCACGCCTACGAAACCATCGCAGCCGACGTGCTAGCCCGCTTCAAGCGCCTCGACGGCTTCGACGTGCGCTTCATGACCGGCACCGACGAGCACGGCCAGAAGATGCAGACCACCGCCGAAAAGCTCGGTAAGACCGCTAAGGAACTCGCCGACGAGAACTCCGCACGCTTCAAAGCAATGAACGACGCGCTGAACATCAGCTACGACCGCTTCATCCGCACCACCGACCCCGACCACTATGTCGCATCCCAGGCCATCTGGAAGCGCATGGAAGAAAACGGCGACATCTACCTCGACAAGTACGCCGGCTGGTACTCCGTACGCGACGAAGCCTACTACGCAGAAGACGAAACCGAAGTACGCGACGGCCAGCGCTACGCCATCGCCACCGGCACCGAAGTCGAATGGACCGAAGAAGAATCCTACTTCTTCCGCCTCTCCAAGTACGGCGACAAGCTCCTCGAACTCTACGCCAACGAAGGCTTCGTCTACCCCGAATCCCGCCGCAACGAACTGATTTCCTTCGTCAAGGGCGGCCTCAACGACCTGTCCATCTCCCGCACCACCTTCGACTGGGGCGTACCCGTACCCGGCAACGACAAGCACGTCATGTACGTGTGGGTCGACGCCCTCACCAACTACATCACCGGCCTCGGCTACCCCGACACCGACAACGAACTGTTCGCCAAGTACTGGCCCGCTGACCTGCACCTCATCGGTAAGGACATCACCCGATTCCACTCCATCTACTGGCCCGCATTCCTGTGGTCTGCCGGAATCGAACTGCCCAAGCGCGTGTTCGGCCACGGCTTCCTGCTCGTCAACGGCGAGAAGATGTCCAAGTCCGTCGGTAACGTCGTCGACCCCGCAAACCTTGTCAACGCATTCGGCTTGGATGCCGTCCGCTTCTTCCTCATGCGTGAAGTGTCCTTCGGCCAGGATGGCTCCTACTCCGAAGAGTCCATCATCAACCGCATCAACTCCGACCTGGCAAACAACCTCGGCAACCTTGCCCAGCGTTCCCTGTCCATGGTCGCCAAGAACTGCGGTGGCGCCGTCCCCACCCACGGCGAATTCACCGAAGCCGACCGCCAGATCCTCGACCAGGCGGCAGCCCTCTACGAGCCCGTCCGTGCAGACTTCGACGAGCAGGCATTCCACCGCGCTTTGGAACGCATCTGGACCGTCCTCGCAGACACCAACGCCTACTTCGCAGAGCAGGAACCCTGGACCCTGCGCAAGAACGGCGAACTCGACCGCATGAACACCGTGCTGTACGTAACCCTTGAGGTTGTACGCCAGGTCGCCCTGCTGCTGCAGCCCGTCATGCCCGACTCGACCGCCAAGCTGCTGACCCTGCTCGGCGTACCCGAAGGTGACGCACGCCAGTTCGCAGCCCTCGGCACCGCGCTCGTGCCCGGCACCGAACTGCCCGCACCCGCACCGGTGTTCCCCCGCTACGAAGCACCCAAGGCATAA
- a CDS encoding malate:quinone oxidoreductase, whose protein sequence is MVARTERTDVVLVGGGIMSATLGVFLKELEPTWNIILLERLDKAAQESSNPWNNAGTGHSALCELNYAPAGPDGTVSAAKALNINEQFQISRQFWASLVEEKILGNADFINPVPHMSLVFGEDHSKYLAARYDSFRKEKLFERMEFSTEREKIGEWAPLTVNGRKGNDPIAATWSPEGTDVDFGALTQQMIDHLQTKGVEVRYGYQVTNLNRESNGSWTIDAINRINKEEPLTINAKFVFLGAGGGALHLLQKSGIEEGKGYGGFPVSGLFLRNTHEATANQHNAKVYGQASVGAPPMSVPHLDTRYVDGKRALMFGPYAGFKTNFLKQGSLLDLPLSLRPHNIYPMTRAGLDNFSLVKYLLSELVKDKNARLESLYQYYPEANGGEWELIEAGQRVQIMKKDAKKGGILQFGTEVVSAADGSIAALLGASPGASTAAPIMLNLLKQCFPAKMAGWEPRLKELIPGYGVKLNDNHDLADEVMAHTAKVLGIHN, encoded by the coding sequence GTGGTAGCACGTACTGAACGAACCGACGTCGTCCTGGTCGGCGGCGGCATCATGAGCGCCACCCTCGGCGTGTTCCTCAAGGAACTCGAACCGACCTGGAATATTATCCTGCTCGAACGCCTCGACAAGGCCGCTCAGGAATCCTCCAATCCCTGGAACAACGCAGGTACCGGCCACTCGGCACTGTGCGAACTCAACTACGCACCCGCTGGCCCCGACGGCACCGTCTCGGCAGCTAAGGCGCTGAACATTAACGAGCAGTTCCAGATTTCCCGCCAGTTCTGGGCATCCCTGGTTGAAGAGAAGATTCTGGGCAACGCAGACTTCATTAACCCGGTCCCCCACATGTCCCTGGTCTTCGGTGAGGACCACTCCAAGTACCTGGCAGCACGCTACGATTCCTTCCGCAAGGAGAAGCTCTTCGAGCGCATGGAATTCTCCACCGAGCGCGAGAAGATTGGCGAGTGGGCACCGCTGACCGTCAACGGCCGCAAGGGTAACGACCCGATCGCAGCGACCTGGTCCCCCGAAGGTACCGACGTTGACTTCGGCGCCCTCACCCAGCAGATGATTGACCACCTGCAGACCAAGGGCGTTGAGGTTCGCTACGGCTACCAGGTCACCAACCTGAACCGCGAGTCCAACGGCTCCTGGACCATTGACGCTATCAACCGCATCAACAAGGAAGAGCCGCTGACCATCAACGCGAAATTCGTCTTCCTGGGTGCCGGCGGTGGCGCTCTGCACCTGCTGCAGAAGTCCGGCATTGAAGAGGGTAAGGGCTACGGCGGCTTCCCCGTCTCCGGCCTGTTCCTGCGCAACACCCACGAGGCAACCGCAAACCAGCACAACGCAAAAGTGTACGGTCAGGCTTCGGTGGGCGCACCTCCCATGTCTGTTCCCCACCTGGACACCCGCTACGTGGACGGCAAGCGCGCCCTCATGTTCGGCCCCTACGCTGGTTTCAAGACGAACTTCTTGAAGCAGGGTTCCCTGCTGGACCTGCCGCTGTCCCTGCGCCCGCACAACATCTACCCGATGACCCGTGCAGGTCTGGATAACTTCTCCCTGGTCAAGTACCTGCTCTCCGAGCTGGTCAAGGACAAGAACGCACGCCTCGAATCGCTGTACCAGTACTACCCCGAGGCTAACGGCGGCGAGTGGGAGCTCATCGAGGCCGGCCAGCGCGTCCAGATTATGAAGAAGGACGCGAAGAAGGGCGGCATCCTGCAGTTCGGTACCGAAGTTGTTTCTGCAGCTGACGGTTCCATTGCGGCTCTGCTGGGTGCATCCCCCGGTGCTTCTACCGCGGCTCCGATTATGCTGAACCTGCTCAAGCAGTGCTTCCCCGCCAAGATGGCTGGCTGGGAGCCTCGCCTGAAGGAGCTCATCCCCGGTTACGGTGTGAAGCTCAACGATAACCACGACCTGGCTGATGAGGTTATGGCTCACACCGCTAAGGTTCTGGGTATTCACAACTAG
- the bcp gene encoding thioredoxin-dependent thiol peroxidase — MSVRLEPGTPAPAFSLVDSAGVTHSLSDYAGSKVILYFYPKASTPGCTKEACDFRDNLASLKSLGYVVLGVSPDSPAAIARFVEKESLTFPLLSDADHAVAEAYGAWGEKKNYGRVYEGLIRSTFVIDEQGVVALAQYNVRATGHVAKLRRDLGIDPK, encoded by the coding sequence ATGAGTGTTCGTCTTGAGCCGGGTACCCCGGCACCTGCTTTTTCGCTGGTTGATTCGGCTGGTGTTACTCATAGTTTGAGTGATTATGCGGGCAGTAAGGTGATTTTGTATTTTTATCCGAAGGCTTCGACTCCGGGTTGCACGAAGGAGGCGTGCGATTTCCGCGATAATTTGGCGTCGTTGAAGTCGTTGGGTTACGTGGTGTTGGGTGTTTCTCCGGACTCGCCGGCGGCTATTGCTCGTTTTGTGGAGAAGGAGTCGTTGACGTTCCCGCTGCTGTCTGATGCTGATCATGCGGTGGCTGAGGCGTATGGTGCGTGGGGTGAGAAGAAGAATTACGGCAGGGTGTATGAGGGTCTGATTCGTTCGACGTTTGTGATTGATGAGCAGGGTGTTGTTGCTTTGGCTCAGTACAATGTGCGTGCGACGGGTCATGTGGCTAAGCTGCGTCGTGATTTGGGTATTGACCCGAAGTAG
- a CDS encoding acetolactate synthase large subunit has translation MTMGFSTSDDAANAPVERMTGSQAIVRTLEDLGVTDVFGLPGGAILPTYDPLYDSKKVRHILVRHEQGAGHAAQGYAVSSGKTGVCIATSGPGATNLLTAIADANMDSVPLVAITGQVSTALLGSDAFQEADIVGMAMPISKHSFMITDPQDIPRALAAAFHIASTGRPGPVLVDVTKDAQVGMMEYRGIPEDLELRGYTPVTRGHSKQIHEAAKFITESKRPVFYVGGGLVRAGASEEFHKLAKLIGAPVVTTLNAIGAFPDSDPQNLGMPGMHGTVPAVAAMQKSDLLITLGARFDDRVTGKLDSFAPEAKVIHIDVDPAEISKIRFADVPIVGDLKYVLPELTDLLSTEFADQLPNLTEWWNELNVIRKDYPLGYEKPNDGLGSPEYVLERISALTGPDAYYVTGVGQHQMWGAHYIQQESPRHFISSAGLGTMGYGVPAGMGAKVAHPDSTVWIIDGDGCFQMTNQELVTCAQNNIPVKVAIINNSSLGMVRQWQTLFYNERYSNTDLKDGHGTVRIPDFVKLGEAYGCATFRCERDEDVDATIKAALEINDRPVVIDFTVSPHALVWPMVPAGVSNDKIWIAKNTSPEFDREEEN, from the coding sequence ATGACCATGGGATTTTCCACTTCTGATGACGCGGCAAACGCTCCCGTAGAACGCATGACCGGTTCTCAGGCAATCGTCCGCACCCTCGAAGACCTGGGTGTGACTGACGTATTCGGCCTGCCTGGTGGAGCTATTCTGCCGACCTATGACCCCCTGTACGACTCCAAGAAGGTCCGCCACATCCTGGTCCGCCACGAGCAGGGCGCAGGCCACGCAGCCCAGGGCTACGCAGTGTCCAGCGGCAAGACCGGCGTGTGCATCGCAACCTCCGGCCCCGGCGCAACCAACCTGCTGACCGCAATCGCAGACGCAAACATGGACTCCGTCCCCCTCGTCGCAATCACCGGCCAGGTATCCACCGCGCTGCTCGGCTCTGACGCATTCCAGGAAGCTGACATCGTCGGCATGGCGATGCCCATCTCCAAGCACTCCTTCATGATCACCGACCCGCAGGACATCCCCCGCGCACTGGCTGCAGCATTCCACATTGCATCCACCGGCCGCCCCGGCCCCGTGCTCGTGGACGTCACCAAGGACGCACAGGTCGGCATGATGGAATACCGCGGCATCCCCGAAGACCTGGAGCTGCGCGGCTACACCCCCGTCACCCGCGGCCACTCCAAGCAGATTCACGAAGCTGCAAAGTTCATCACCGAATCCAAGCGCCCCGTCTTCTACGTCGGCGGTGGTCTGGTCCGCGCAGGTGCTTCCGAAGAGTTCCACAAGCTGGCTAAGCTCATCGGCGCACCCGTCGTCACCACCCTGAACGCTATCGGCGCGTTCCCCGACTCTGACCCGCAGAACCTCGGCATGCCCGGTATGCACGGCACCGTCCCCGCCGTCGCCGCAATGCAGAAGTCTGACCTGCTCATCACCCTCGGCGCACGCTTCGACGACCGCGTCACCGGTAAGCTCGACTCCTTCGCACCCGAAGCTAAGGTCATCCACATTGACGTTGACCCGGCAGAAATCTCGAAGATCCGCTTCGCAGACGTGCCGATCGTCGGCGACCTCAAGTACGTCCTGCCCGAGCTGACCGACCTGCTCTCCACCGAGTTCGCAGACCAGCTGCCGAACCTCACCGAATGGTGGAACGAGCTGAACGTCATCCGCAAGGATTACCCGCTCGGCTACGAGAAGCCCAACGATGGCCTCGGCTCGCCTGAGTACGTCCTCGAGCGTATTAGTGCTCTGACCGGCCCTGACGCATACTACGTCACCGGTGTTGGTCAGCACCAGATGTGGGGTGCACACTACATTCAGCAGGAGAGCCCCCGCCACTTCATTAGCTCCGCAGGCCTCGGCACCATGGGCTACGGCGTTCCCGCAGGTATGGGTGCTAAGGTCGCACACCCCGACTCCACCGTGTGGATTATCGACGGCGACGGTTGCTTCCAGATGACCAACCAGGAACTGGTCACCTGCGCACAGAACAACATCCCCGTCAAGGTTGCCATCATCAACAACTCCTCCCTCGGCATGGTGCGCCAGTGGCAGACTCTGTTCTACAACGAGCGCTACTCCAACACCGACCTGAAGGATGGCCACGGCACCGTACGTATCCCCGACTTCGTCAAGCTCGGCGAAGCATACGGCTGCGCAACCTTCCGTTGCGAGCGCGACGAGGATGTGGACGCCACCATTAAGGCTGCCCTCGAAATCAACGACCGCCCCGTCGTCATTGACTTCACCGTCAGCCCCCACGCCCTGGTCTGGCCCATGGTCCCGGCAGGCGTATCTAATGACAAGATTTGGATTGCGAAGAACACTTCGCCCGAGTTCGATCGTGAGGAAGAGAACTAA
- the ilvN gene encoding acetolactate synthase small subunit, whose product MSQHTLSVLVEDKPGVLTRVSGLFSRRLFNILSLAVGPTENPGVSRITVVTEGDAHTIEQITKQLNKLVHVLKVVELPADSSTRRGHILIKVKADAVARLQIVQAADLFRASVIDVSPESVVIEATGSEEKLNALLDVLEPYGVREIVRAGTIGLARGPRAMSERI is encoded by the coding sequence ATGTCTCAGCACACTCTGTCCGTTCTGGTAGAAGATAAGCCGGGCGTTCTCACCCGCGTCTCCGGTCTGTTCTCCCGCCGACTGTTCAACATCCTCTCCCTGGCTGTGGGCCCCACCGAAAACCCCGGTGTCTCCCGCATCACCGTCGTGACCGAAGGAGACGCCCACACCATCGAGCAGATTACCAAGCAGCTGAACAAGCTCGTTCACGTGCTGAAGGTCGTCGAGCTTCCCGCCGACTCCTCCACCCGCCGCGGCCACATCCTGATCAAGGTCAAGGCAGACGCAGTAGCACGCCTGCAGATCGTTCAGGCAGCAGACCTGTTCCGTGCATCCGTGATCGACGTTTCCCCCGAGTCCGTTGTTATTGAAGCAACCGGTTCCGAGGAGAAGCTCAACGCACTGCTGGACGTTTTGGAACCCTACGGCGTTCGCGAAATCGTTCGCGCAGGCACCATCGGCCTGGCACGTGGCCCCCGCGCCATGAGCGAACGCATCTAA
- a CDS encoding ABC transporter ATP-binding protein — protein MTTTTPHAQTAQPAVSARNLSKTYGIGEATVHALNNVSVDFEQGKFTAIMGPSGSGKSTLMQTIATLDTPDPNPATSIRIGGTELFGLKDNALTEFRREHIGFIFQAFNLVPTLTAGQNIDLPLGLAGKKPDPQWRDYLVKTLGLETRLDHRPEQLSGGQQQRVAIVRALLARPEVVFADEPTGNLDSNSGAEVLRLLRAAATDHAQTILMVTHDANAASYADRVVFIKDGMVAGEMIEPTYDAVLGAMAQLEGR, from the coding sequence ATGACTACGACAACTCCTCACGCCCAGACGGCACAGCCTGCCGTCTCCGCACGAAACCTTTCCAAAACCTACGGCATCGGTGAAGCCACCGTCCACGCCCTCAACAACGTCTCCGTCGACTTTGAGCAGGGCAAGTTCACCGCCATTATGGGCCCCTCCGGCTCGGGTAAGTCCACGCTGATGCAGACCATCGCAACCCTGGACACCCCCGACCCGAACCCGGCAACCTCCATCCGTATTGGCGGTACCGAGCTCTTCGGTCTGAAGGACAACGCCCTCACCGAATTCCGCCGCGAACACATCGGCTTCATCTTCCAGGCGTTCAACCTGGTGCCCACCCTCACCGCGGGCCAGAACATTGACCTGCCCCTGGGTCTTGCCGGTAAGAAGCCGGACCCGCAGTGGCGTGACTACCTGGTCAAGACCCTCGGCCTGGAAACCCGCCTCGACCACCGCCCCGAACAGCTCTCCGGCGGTCAGCAGCAGCGCGTCGCCATCGTGCGTGCACTGCTCGCACGCCCCGAAGTGGTCTTCGCCGACGAACCGACCGGTAACCTCGACTCCAACTCCGGCGCCGAGGTGCTGCGCCTGCTGCGTGCCGCCGCAACCGATCACGCACAGACCATCCTCATGGTCACCCACGACGCAAACGCCGCCTCCTACGCAGACCGCGTGGTCTTCATCAAGGACGGCATGGTCGCCGGCGAAATGATCGAACCCACCTACGACGCCGTCCTCGGCGCAATGGCACAGCTGGAAGGTCGATAA